In Wenyingzhuangia fucanilytica, the following are encoded in one genomic region:
- a CDS encoding glycosyltransferase family 2 protein, which translates to MNFSLIICTYMRPTALLKLLKTVELQSLYPNEILIIDGSTDNLTKEMLEVNLFDNLTYYKVNSAQRGLTKQRNFGIERVRDHIDFVCFLDDDVLLEQDYFKYLIGTYETYPEALAVGGYITNEVDWKLADEANANEFYYDGWVRKEGSRFILRKKLGLLDNTPPGWMPKFSNGRSVSFLPPSDKVYPVEQIMGGVASYRKEVFKELMFSKYFEGYGLYEDADFSLRLAKKGKIYINTAARLEHHHDVAGRPNQFKYGKMVTRNGWYVWRVKYKNPKIIARLKWNTIALVLMFLRAVNIFTTKKRTEALTEFLGRAYGLLSLIFNKPKVLR; encoded by the coding sequence ATGAATTTTAGCCTAATTATTTGTACTTACATGAGACCAACAGCTTTGTTAAAGCTGTTAAAAACGGTTGAATTGCAAAGTTTATATCCTAACGAAATTTTAATTATTGATGGCTCTACAGATAATTTAACCAAAGAAATGTTAGAGGTCAATCTTTTTGATAATTTAACTTATTACAAAGTAAATTCAGCACAAAGAGGCTTAACCAAACAGCGTAATTTTGGAATTGAACGTGTGAGAGATCATATTGATTTTGTTTGTTTTTTAGATGATGATGTTTTACTAGAACAAGATTATTTTAAATATTTAATAGGTACCTACGAAACTTATCCCGAAGCATTGGCAGTAGGAGGTTATATTACGAATGAGGTTGATTGGAAGTTGGCGGATGAAGCTAATGCAAATGAATTTTATTATGATGGATGGGTTAGAAAAGAAGGTTCTAGGTTCATACTAAGAAAAAAACTAGGCTTGTTAGATAATACACCACCAGGTTGGATGCCTAAATTTTCTAATGGACGTTCCGTTAGTTTTTTACCACCAAGTGATAAAGTATATCCTGTTGAGCAAATCATGGGGGGAGTTGCTTCATATAGAAAAGAAGTATTTAAGGAATTGATGTTTTCTAAATACTTTGAAGGATATGGACTTTATGAAGATGCCGATTTTTCTTTAAGATTGGCTAAAAAAGGAAAGATTTATATAAATACCGCAGCAAGACTAGAACATCATCACGATGTGGCGGGAAGACCAAATCAGTTTAAGTATGGTAAAATGGTTACAAGGAATGGTTGGTATGTTTGGAGAGTAAAATATAAAAATCCCAAAATAATAGCTCGTTTAAAATGGAATACTATTGCTTTGGTATTGATGTTTTTAAGGGCTGTAAATATTTTTACCACTAAAAAAAGAACAGAAGCACTTACAGAGTTTTTAGGTAGAGCTTATGGATTATTATCATTGATTTTTAACAAACCCAAAGTGCTAAGATGA
- the wecB gene encoding non-hydrolyzing UDP-N-acetylglucosamine 2-epimerase, translating to MKKILIVFGTRPEAIKMAPLVKELYQHGEFNTKVCVTAQHREMLDQVLDFFKITPDYDLDLMKANQTLNQLSARILTAIDDVLVNFEPDLVLVHGDTSTSSMVALASFHRGIKVGHVEAGLRTYNKFAPFPEEINRQITGRLADVHFAPTKQSAQNLLNESCKKDTVYITGNTVIDALLWGIQHVNESRNDIQSIKEFIQTDKKLIVVTGHRRENFGEKFYEFCAALKQLADREDVQLIYPVHLNPNVQKAVYDTLGNHSNILLIAPLDYEAFIWLLNQSYLIITDSGGVQEEAPSLKKPVLVTRDVTERQEAVEEGTVKLVGTNKDKIIKEAFLLLDDEKVYKTMIGNKNPYGDGTTSKQIATILKEL from the coding sequence ATGAAAAAAATATTAATAGTATTTGGAACTAGACCAGAGGCTATAAAAATGGCTCCTTTGGTGAAGGAACTATATCAACATGGTGAATTTAACACAAAGGTTTGTGTTACGGCTCAACATAGAGAAATGTTAGATCAGGTGTTAGATTTTTTTAAAATTACTCCAGACTATGATTTGGATTTAATGAAAGCCAATCAAACATTAAATCAATTAAGTGCTAGAATATTAACTGCTATTGATGATGTTTTGGTAAATTTTGAACCAGACTTGGTATTAGTTCATGGAGATACTTCTACCAGTAGTATGGTAGCTTTGGCATCTTTCCATAGAGGAATTAAAGTTGGACATGTAGAAGCAGGCTTAAGAACTTATAATAAATTTGCTCCTTTTCCAGAAGAAATCAATAGACAAATTACAGGTCGTTTGGCAGATGTACATTTTGCTCCAACAAAACAATCTGCTCAAAACTTATTAAATGAAAGCTGTAAGAAAGATACTGTATACATTACTGGAAATACAGTAATTGATGCTTTGTTATGGGGAATTCAGCATGTAAATGAATCTAGAAACGACATTCAGAGTATAAAAGAGTTTATTCAGACAGATAAAAAATTAATTGTTGTTACCGGACATAGACGAGAAAATTTTGGGGAGAAATTTTATGAGTTTTGTGCTGCTTTAAAACAATTAGCAGATAGAGAAGATGTTCAGTTAATATATCCAGTTCATTTAAATCCGAATGTACAAAAAGCGGTATATGATACTTTAGGGAATCATTCAAATATATTATTAATAGCTCCATTGGATTATGAAGCTTTTATATGGTTGTTAAATCAATCTTATTTGATTATTACAGATAGTGGTGGCGTGCAAGAAGAAGCACCTTCTTTAAAAAAGCCTGTTTTGGTAACCAGAGATGTTACCGAAAGACAAGAAGCTGTAGAAGAAGGAACTGTAAAATTGGTTGGAACCAATAAAGATAAAATCATCAAAGAAGCTTTTCTTTTGTTAGATGATGAAAAAGTTTACAAAACAATGATTGGAAATAAAAATCCTTATGGTGATGGAACTACCTCTAAACAAATAGCTACTATTTTAAAAGAATTATAA
- a CDS encoding glycosyltransferase family 4 protein: MIFGIITHAVHKVKDGQIYAYEPYVREMNLWAKYVDEIIIVAPISNDEIERIEIAYHHPKIKVVSIPNFDITSFKNLIKSLLVIPKICWMIYKVMKQVDHIHLRCPGNIGLLGCLVQIFFPSKQKTAKYAGNWDPQSKQPVTYKFQKWLLGNSFLTKKIKVLVYGDWPNQSKNILPFFTASYYESEIEEIEEKDLNKEINLIFVGGLTIGKQPLLSVQAAHKLIKKGYNIRLDMYGDGVMRNQLESYISSNQLENHIVLHGNVDKDEVKKAFQASHFLIFISKSEGWPKVVAEAMFWSCLPISSKVSCIPYMLGNNTRGKVVTSSIENIVEGVEEYILNEELYQLQVTNAKVWSREYTLDKFDKEIEKLLHA; the protein is encoded by the coding sequence ATGATTTTCGGAATTATAACTCATGCAGTTCATAAAGTTAAAGACGGACAAATTTATGCTTATGAGCCTTATGTTCGTGAAATGAATTTGTGGGCGAAATATGTGGATGAAATCATTATTGTAGCCCCAATATCAAATGATGAAATCGAAAGGATTGAAATTGCATATCATCATCCTAAAATAAAAGTAGTAAGCATTCCTAATTTTGATATTACTTCTTTTAAAAACTTGATCAAATCACTTTTAGTAATTCCTAAAATATGTTGGATGATTTATAAGGTGATGAAACAAGTAGATCACATTCATTTACGTTGCCCTGGGAACATTGGTTTGTTAGGGTGCTTGGTTCAAATATTTTTTCCATCAAAACAAAAAACTGCAAAATATGCAGGGAATTGGGATCCTCAAAGTAAACAACCTGTTACCTATAAATTTCAGAAATGGCTATTAGGGAATTCTTTTTTAACTAAAAAAATAAAAGTTTTGGTTTATGGAGATTGGCCAAATCAATCAAAAAACATTTTACCTTTTTTTACGGCAAGTTATTATGAGTCTGAAATTGAGGAAATAGAAGAAAAAGATTTAAACAAAGAAATTAATCTAATTTTTGTAGGTGGTTTAACCATAGGAAAACAACCATTGTTAAGTGTACAAGCAGCGCATAAACTCATCAAAAAAGGATATAATATTCGTTTAGATATGTATGGAGATGGTGTAATGAGAAATCAATTAGAAAGTTATATTTCGTCAAATCAATTAGAAAACCATATTGTTTTACACGGAAATGTTGATAAAGATGAGGTGAAAAAAGCATTTCAAGCATCTCATTTTCTTATTTTTATATCAAAATCCGAAGGGTGGCCAAAAGTAGTAGCAGAAGCCATGTTTTGGTCTTGTTTGCCAATTAGTTCAAAAGTATCATGTATCCCATATATGTTGGGTAATAATACTAGAGGAAAAGTTGTTACATCTTCTATAGAAAATATTGTTGAGGGGGTAGAAGAATATATTTTAAATGAGGAATTATATCAATTACAAGTAACTAATGCTAAAGTTTGGTCTAGAGAGTACACACTTGATAAGTTTGATAAAGAAATAGAAAAATTATTGCATGCATAA
- a CDS encoding NAD(P)-dependent oxidoreductase — MSYLKTIISGINALSTENENTLRKISSVEYQKIITDLELKKALQNCDVFWFRLNHKLTKSVLENTRCKYILCAATGLDHIDLNACNENNIKIISLKGESEFLKEVRATAEHTLGLLLTLIRKSKQAYQHTEKGEWNRYLFQGIELYKKKVGILGLGRLGKIMADYYSVLGMEVYYFDIDNQLEYSLKYNKVNSLEELLSTVDVLSIHLPYNDETHFILNEKNLFLLKESAVIVNTARGGLVNEIDLLNLLKEKKISGYATDVLWCEPDILKHPLVEYAKLNDNVIITPHIGGNTYESIEKTERFVLNKLINLLNE, encoded by the coding sequence ATGAGTTATTTAAAAACCATTATATCTGGAATAAATGCTCTTTCCACAGAAAATGAAAATACTCTAAGAAAAATTTCATCAGTAGAGTATCAAAAAATAATTACAGATTTAGAATTAAAAAAGGCATTGCAAAATTGTGATGTTTTTTGGTTTAGATTGAATCATAAATTAACAAAATCAGTATTAGAAAATACTAGATGTAAATATATTTTATGTGCCGCTACAGGATTAGACCATATAGATTTGAATGCTTGTAACGAAAATAATATTAAGATAATTAGTTTAAAAGGAGAGTCTGAATTTCTAAAAGAAGTAAGAGCAACAGCAGAACATACGCTAGGCTTGTTGTTAACATTAATAAGAAAGTCAAAACAGGCATATCAACATACAGAAAAAGGGGAATGGAATAGATATTTATTTCAAGGTATTGAGTTATACAAAAAAAAGGTTGGAATCTTAGGATTGGGTAGATTAGGGAAAATTATGGCTGATTACTACTCGGTTTTAGGAATGGAGGTTTATTATTTTGATATTGACAATCAACTTGAATATAGCCTTAAATACAATAAAGTAAATTCATTAGAAGAATTATTGTCTACAGTAGATGTTCTATCTATTCATCTTCCTTATAATGACGAAACTCATTTTATTTTAAATGAAAAGAATCTTTTTTTATTAAAAGAATCTGCTGTAATTGTAAATACCGCTCGGGGAGGTTTGGTAAATGAAATAGATTTATTGAATTTGTTAAAAGAAAAGAAGATTTCGGGCTATGCTACAGATGTTTTATGGTGTGAGCCAGATATATTAAAGCACCCTTTAGTAGAGTATGCAAAGTTAAATGATAATGTAATTATTACTCCTCATATTGGAGGGAATACTTATGAGTCTATAGAGAAAACAGAAAGGTTTGTGTTGAATAAATTAATCAATTTATTAAATGAGTAA
- a CDS encoding glycosyltransferase — translation MHKPLNVIHIIDSLAVGGAEMMAVNIANGLHKHNVRAHLCVTRAEGLLKEKISKEIGYVFLAKKGVIDVKALVILKNYIKKNNIKIVHAHSSSFFMAVLVKCMLPKIKIVWHDHYGKAERIEERKSLALKLGSIFFTNIISVNDVLVQWAKKQLFCKKVLFLANFATLNITSNKTHLNGVEGKRIVCVAAFRHQKDHFNLLQAFTIVKNKYPEWTLHLVGKQHNDVYNKQIETIIKNESLEKDVFFYGACLDIKYILSQSNIGVLSSNSEGLPVSLLEYGLAGLPVVVTNVGDCEKVVNDYGFVVPKENSEELSNAIIKYIEDENLRELKAEQFQKHIFDHYSENSYLSSLIKIYQAC, via the coding sequence ATGCATAAGCCATTAAATGTAATTCATATAATAGATTCTCTAGCGGTTGGAGGAGCCGAAATGATGGCGGTGAATATTGCAAATGGTCTGCATAAACATAACGTGAGGGCTCACTTATGCGTAACTAGAGCAGAAGGTTTATTAAAAGAAAAAATTAGCAAAGAAATAGGATATGTTTTTTTAGCTAAAAAAGGTGTGATAGATGTAAAAGCATTGGTTATATTAAAAAATTACATCAAAAAAAATAATATCAAGATTGTTCACGCACATTCATCTTCGTTTTTTATGGCTGTTTTGGTAAAGTGCATGTTGCCAAAAATAAAAATTGTTTGGCACGATCATTATGGAAAAGCAGAGCGCATTGAGGAAAGAAAATCATTAGCGTTAAAATTAGGTTCCATTTTTTTTACAAATATTATTTCTGTAAACGATGTTTTAGTTCAATGGGCTAAAAAACAATTGTTTTGTAAAAAGGTACTTTTTTTAGCCAATTTTGCTACTCTAAATATAACATCTAATAAAACTCATTTAAATGGTGTTGAAGGAAAAAGAATTGTTTGTGTAGCAGCTTTTAGGCATCAAAAAGATCATTTTAATTTATTACAAGCTTTTACTATTGTTAAAAACAAATATCCTGAATGGACTTTACATTTGGTTGGAAAACAGCATAATGATGTTTACAATAAACAAATTGAAACGATTATTAAAAATGAAAGTCTTGAAAAGGATGTTTTTTTCTACGGTGCATGTTTAGATATCAAATACATTTTAAGTCAATCTAATATTGGGGTACTGTCTTCTAATTCAGAAGGATTACCAGTATCGTTATTAGAGTATGGTTTGGCTGGTTTACCTGTGGTAGTTACTAATGTTGGGGATTGTGAAAAAGTAGTAAATGATTATGGTTTTGTAGTTCCAAAAGAAAACTCTGAGGAGTTGTCAAATGCCATTATAAAGTATATTGAAGATGAAAATTTAAGAGAATTAAAGGCTGAACAGTTTCAAAAGCATATTTTTG
- a CDS encoding CDP-glycerol glycerophosphotransferase family protein, producing the protein MSKVGIVIADGVGYRNFIMSEFIHEAIKEYDEVIIYSGLIRRIYSKEILEKVTFYELDIYRESVFSWFFRKLKEVAHMRKHISFFGIKTSYNNGKVTKAKNKRQLLIKLAYCITNIFYSEKNIRFYERLQFKSFKNENTYKKYINILEKDKPHILFFTHQRPCNLAPLLAASKELKIKTASFIFSWDNLASKGRMLGEFDGYMVWSDLMKQELAYFYPSTIKENIHIVGTPQFEPYVMEKYDISKEELFDKLGLDINKKTVYYSCGDVSTSKLDPFYIEKIGQFITNEKIKDVNFIVRTSPAEDESRFVEIQKKYNNIVWNFPNWELTRANHTETWSQRVPSVEDLKTLKGLLKYTDVNINMCSTMSLDFMLFNKPVINAVYGNKENGMYDDQKYLNYVHFDKVVKSKAVIVVNKDDDFVWAINNSLSNPSEFDKERKHILDIQIGAPLEGTSQRIVKALKELI; encoded by the coding sequence ATGAGTAAGGTAGGAATTGTAATTGCAGATGGAGTAGGTTATAGAAATTTTATAATGAGTGAATTTATTCATGAAGCTATAAAAGAATATGACGAGGTTATTATCTATTCAGGATTGATAAGAAGAATTTATAGTAAAGAAATATTAGAAAAAGTTACTTTTTATGAATTAGATATATATAGAGAGTCAGTTTTTTCTTGGTTTTTTAGAAAGTTAAAAGAAGTAGCTCATATGCGTAAGCATATTTCTTTTTTTGGAATTAAAACGAGTTATAATAACGGAAAAGTTACCAAAGCAAAAAATAAAAGACAACTTTTAATAAAGTTAGCTTATTGTATTACAAATATTTTTTATTCAGAAAAGAATATAAGATTTTATGAGAGACTTCAATTTAAAAGTTTTAAAAATGAAAACACTTATAAAAAATATATAAATATTTTAGAGAAAGATAAGCCTCATATTTTGTTTTTCACCCATCAAAGGCCTTGTAATTTAGCACCATTACTAGCTGCATCAAAAGAATTAAAAATTAAAACAGCAAGTTTTATCTTTAGTTGGGATAACTTGGCATCTAAAGGAAGAATGTTAGGGGAGTTTGATGGATATATGGTTTGGAGTGACTTAATGAAACAAGAACTAGCATATTTTTATCCAAGCACAATCAAAGAAAACATTCACATTGTAGGAACTCCACAGTTTGAACCCTATGTCATGGAGAAATATGATATCTCAAAAGAAGAATTATTTGATAAACTTGGTTTAGATATCAATAAAAAGACAGTTTATTATAGTTGTGGAGATGTATCAACTAGTAAACTAGATCCTTTTTATATAGAAAAAATCGGACAGTTTATCACTAATGAAAAAATAAAAGATGTAAACTTTATAGTTAGAACATCTCCTGCAGAAGATGAATCACGTTTTGTTGAGATACAAAAGAAGTATAATAATATTGTTTGGAATTTTCCTAATTGGGAATTAACGAGAGCAAATCATACTGAAACATGGTCACAAAGAGTTCCTAGTGTAGAGGATTTAAAAACTTTAAAAGGTTTATTAAAATATACAGATGTAAATATCAATATGTGTTCAACCATGTCTCTAGACTTCATGTTATTTAACAAACCAGTTATTAATGCTGTTTATGGGAACAAAGAAAATGGTATGTATGATGATCAAAAATATTTAAACTACGTTCATTTCGATAAAGTTGTAAAATCAAAAGCAGTAATCGTAGTGAACAAAGATGATGACTTTGTATGGGCAATAAATAATTCATTATCTAATCCATCAGAGTTTGATAAAGAGAGAAAGCATATTCTAGATATTCAAATAGGTGCTCCATTAGAAGGGACAAGTCAAAGAATTGTAAAAGCACTAAAAGAGTTGATATGA
- a CDS encoding glycosyltransferase family 2 protein, which produces MQLKKYITSKNEVLLYCGEPNLSMLDELANRAGDVWHSSLDQGYNNCFQDLMYQTAVYWWFLNDIKNQDNCVCWRINVNAFVVRETVWNQINGLDLQYESNIMSGLDFGYNLLRNQAGIPLNIKGLFPSEENNIQISTQDRYTFFFKNFKRQHPFYMMLRKGIFKFPSEFKAYIQAKKKAVKYVDKTIKPKALNPIEGKPTVSLVIPTMRRQAYTQLLLEDHKNQSYLIKEAVIVDATPEEERDDKFYRNEDFPFDVIVKWQTSKGSCRARNEAIDLCTGEYIIFADDDVRVLPDFVENHIRLLQTYNTAACNGLDIMAENIHQDLSDLKNRLAKIEDKIWKVGVSSIFSNANSCVRRDVVQKLIGNDVNFDGGYGEDADFGLSILKEGEVLLHNPYSPNLHLKPPQGGYRWWGSEAKKKGKNRKIQPWELNKPVKNIVPKPSPTITYGVLKHFTPQQVREWRTKHFFLFLFKNDPKKLPIRILQLPYKQLQFSKSLQYAKALINLGVRYK; this is translated from the coding sequence ATGCAGTTAAAAAAATATATAACTTCAAAAAATGAGGTGCTGTTATATTGTGGAGAACCCAATTTATCAATGTTAGATGAATTGGCAAATAGAGCGGGAGATGTTTGGCATAGTTCGTTAGATCAAGGATATAACAATTGTTTTCAAGATTTAATGTATCAAACTGCAGTGTATTGGTGGTTTTTAAATGATATAAAGAATCAAGATAATTGTGTTTGTTGGCGAATCAATGTCAATGCTTTTGTGGTTAGAGAAACTGTTTGGAACCAAATCAATGGTTTAGATTTACAATATGAATCTAACATCATGTCTGGTTTAGATTTTGGATATAATTTGTTGAGAAATCAAGCGGGAATTCCTTTAAATATAAAAGGTTTATTTCCATCAGAAGAAAATAATATTCAAATTTCAACACAAGATAGATATACTTTCTTTTTTAAGAATTTTAAAAGACAACATCCATTTTATATGATGTTGAGAAAAGGAATTTTTAAATTTCCATCAGAATTTAAGGCATATATTCAAGCAAAGAAAAAAGCTGTAAAATATGTTGATAAAACCATCAAACCAAAAGCTTTAAATCCTATTGAAGGAAAGCCAACAGTAAGTTTGGTGATTCCTACCATGAGAAGACAAGCCTATACCCAACTTTTGTTAGAAGATCATAAAAACCAATCTTATTTAATTAAAGAAGCGGTAATTGTTGATGCCACACCAGAAGAAGAAAGAGATGATAAGTTTTATAGAAATGAAGATTTTCCTTTTGATGTGATTGTAAAATGGCAAACAAGTAAAGGAAGTTGTAGAGCTAGAAACGAAGCCATAGATTTATGTACAGGTGAATATATTATTTTTGCAGATGATGACGTGAGAGTGTTACCAGATTTTGTTGAAAACCATATAAGATTGCTACAAACCTATAATACAGCAGCTTGTAATGGTTTAGATATTATGGCAGAAAATATTCATCAAGATTTATCTGATTTAAAAAACAGATTAGCGAAAATTGAAGATAAAATATGGAAAGTTGGTGTATCGTCTATTTTTAGTAATGCTAATTCTTGTGTACGTAGAGATGTTGTTCAAAAATTAATTGGTAATGATGTAAACTTTGATGGAGGTTACGGTGAAGATGCAGATTTTGGACTGTCTATTTTAAAAGAAGGTGAGGTTTTATTGCACAATCCTTACTCTCCTAATTTGCATTTAAAACCACCACAAGGTGGATACAGATGGTGGGGAAGTGAAGCCAAAAAGAAAGGAAAAAACCGAAAAATTCAACCTTGGGAGCTAAATAAACCAGTAAAAAATATTGTACCAAAACCTAGTCCAACCATTACTTACGGTGTTTTAAAACATTTTACACCACAGCAAGTAAGGGAGTGGAGAACTAAGCACTTCTTTTTGTTTTTATTTAAAAACGATCCTAAAAAGTTACCGATTAGAATTCTACAATTACCATATAAACAATTGCAATTTTCAAAGTCCTTGCAATATGCAAAGGCATTAATTAACTTAGGTGTTAGATATAAATAA
- a CDS encoding glycosyltransferase family 4 protein, producing the protein MHIAFITPEYPTKNFKASIGGIGTFTKSLAEQLASTNHKITVFAHSQPKEQVFVENGVEIHLVKKKAVKGITWFTNRRYFNQYVNKVIVNNQVEVIEAPEWTGFTAFMKFKCPLVIRLHGSDTYFCDLEQRKVKPKNKFFEKKALNGADKIVGVSEFVSQKTKQLFNINKEIKVIYNAIDIEAFTPNHQNIKPKTLLYFGTLVRKKGVLEIAKMFNKLVEKDDEVTLTLLGKDNKDVFSKVSTLGMIQEILSEKALKRTTYINAVPYKEVITYIQQAEVVLLPSFAEAFPMTWLEAMALEKKLVTSNIGWAEELMIDGETGYTVNPEKTKEFTTKVLALLNNEVETTQMVRMARQRIINEFDIKQSIEKNIALYKSITK; encoded by the coding sequence ATGCATATAGCTTTTATCACACCAGAATATCCTACAAAAAACTTTAAAGCTAGTATTGGTGGTATAGGAACTTTTACTAAAAGTTTGGCTGAACAATTAGCGAGCACTAATCACAAAATAACAGTGTTTGCTCACAGTCAGCCAAAAGAGCAAGTATTTGTAGAAAATGGAGTAGAAATTCATTTGGTAAAAAAGAAAGCTGTTAAAGGAATTACTTGGTTTACCAATAGAAGATATTTTAATCAGTATGTAAATAAAGTAATTGTAAACAATCAAGTAGAGGTGATTGAAGCTCCAGAGTGGACAGGTTTTACTGCATTCATGAAGTTTAAATGTCCTTTAGTGATTCGTTTACACGGATCGGATACTTATTTTTGTGATTTAGAACAGAGAAAAGTAAAACCAAAGAATAAGTTTTTTGAAAAAAAGGCCTTAAATGGAGCAGACAAAATAGTTGGGGTGAGTGAGTTTGTATCTCAAAAAACAAAGCAATTATTTAATATAAATAAAGAAATTAAAGTTATTTATAATGCAATAGATATAGAGGCTTTTACTCCTAATCATCAAAATATCAAACCTAAAACATTGTTGTACTTTGGAACACTAGTGCGTAAAAAAGGAGTGTTAGAAATTGCAAAAATGTTTAATAAATTAGTAGAAAAAGATGATGAGGTAACTTTAACTTTATTAGGAAAAGACAATAAAGATGTTTTTTCTAAAGTTTCAACGCTGGGAATGATACAAGAGATTTTATCAGAAAAAGCACTAAAAAGAACTACTTATATAAATGCAGTACCCTATAAAGAAGTAATCACATACATTCAACAAGCAGAGGTGGTATTATTACCTAGTTTTGCCGAAGCTTTCCCTATGACTTGGTTAGAAGCCATGGCTTTAGAAAAAAAGTTAGTGACTTCTAATATTGGTTGGGCAGAAGAGTTGATGATTGACGGAGAAACAGGATACACTGTAAATCCAGAAAAGACAAAGGAATTTACTACCAAAGTTTTAGCTTTGTTAAATAATGAGGTAGAAACAACCCAAATGGTAAGAATGGCCAGACAGAGAATTATAAATGAATTTGATATAAAGCAATCAATAGAAAAAAACATTGCATTATATAAGTCAATAACAAAATAA
- a CDS encoding glycosyltransferase family 4 protein: MKKIAVVCNYVLRPDRIGGMDRFYQLYNQKLMEKEVEVDWYFTNYTPFDFYKGMNIYSANGGSVEQLFLTKNVSEQKAYNTVVTHFTELCTSFYKECHQLYPKANMIAVDHNPRPLEGFSFKKRIKKRIAGFLYAKYIHQFIGVSQYTVNHILNDYGIFLKKKTQVVYNGIDTNVFAKRIQPNKNKFIVASHLRASKGIQDLLKALSLIDNAILKNVVVDIYGEGPYEETLKKLSKEYQLEKNVFFRGSSANLNELFCEYAYMIQPTYMECFSLSILESLSANVPVITTTVGGNLEVLTNGVNGFVYEPGDSKALGIILEGIISDKKTIKEETSNLIEEEYYLEKMVSEHIKLLPCI; the protein is encoded by the coding sequence ATGAAAAAAATAGCTGTTGTTTGTAATTATGTGCTTCGTCCCGATAGAATTGGAGGAATGGATCGCTTTTATCAATTATATAATCAAAAATTGATGGAAAAGGAGGTGGAAGTAGATTGGTATTTTACAAATTATACTCCGTTTGATTTTTATAAAGGAATGAATATTTATAGTGCAAATGGAGGATCAGTAGAGCAATTGTTTTTAACTAAAAATGTTTCTGAACAGAAAGCATACAATACTGTTGTTACTCATTTTACAGAATTATGTACTTCTTTTTATAAAGAATGTCATCAATTATATCCTAAAGCTAATATGATAGCAGTGGATCATAATCCAAGACCATTGGAAGGGTTTTCTTTTAAAAAAAGAATTAAAAAGAGAATAGCTGGTTTTCTATACGCTAAATATATTCATCAGTTTATAGGTGTTTCTCAATACACGGTAAATCATATTTTAAATGATTATGGAATTTTTTTAAAGAAGAAAACTCAGGTAGTTTATAATGGAATAGATACTAATGTTTTTGCTAAGAGAATTCAACCAAATAAAAATAAATTTATAGTTGCATCTCATTTAAGGGCTTCTAAAGGAATTCAAGATTTATTAAAAGCATTGAGTTTAATTGATAATGCGATATTAAAAAATGTGGTTGTTGATATATATGGAGAAGGCCCTTATGAAGAAACATTAAAAAAACTTAGTAAAGAATATCAGTTAGAAAAAAATGTGTTTTTTAGGGGAAGTTCAGCGAACTTAAATGAATTGTTCTGTGAATATGCCTATATGATTCAACCTACCTATATGGAGTGTTTTAGTTTATCTATATTGGAAAGTTTATCAGCTAATGTACCTGTAATCACCACCACAGTAGGAGGGAATTTAGAGGTGCTTACCAACGGAGTTAACGGTTTTGTTTATGAACCAGGAGATAGTAAAGCATTGGGGATTATTCTAGAAGGGATTATTAGTGATAAAAAAACTATAAAAGAAGAAACTTCTAATCTTATTGAAGAAGAATATTACTTAGAGAAAATGGTTTCAGAACACATAAAACTACTCCCATGCATATAG